GCCGAGCGTTGCGGCTTGGGGGTCTCGCAGTTCGTGTCGGTCGGCAACAAGGCCGACGTGAGCAGCAATGACCTGCTGACGTGCTGGGAGCGCGATGAGCGCACCCGAGTGATCGCGCTGTACCTGGAGTCCTTCGGCAATCCGCGCCGGTTCGCTCGGATTGCCCGCCGGGTGTCACGGACGAAGCCGATTCTGGTCATCAAGGCGGGCCGTTCCGAAGCCGGCCGCCGGGCCGGGCAGTCACACACCGCAGCAGCGGCCTCATCCGATGCGGTGGTGGACGCGTTGTTCGAGCAGGCAGGCGTGCTCCGGATGAACACCATGGAGCAACTGCTCGACACCGTTCGCGCGCTGTGTGATCAGCCGCTTCCGGCCGGACCGCGGGTCGCCATCATCGGCAACTCCGGAGGTCCGGCGATCCTGGCCGCCGACGCCGCCGCAGCCGGGGGACTGGCAGTGGTCGAGCTGAGCCCCGAGGTTCGGGCGGAGTTGGCCGCTGCGGCGCCAAGCGCTGCCTCCACCCAAAACCCGGTCGACCTGGGCGCCGGGATACAGCCCGCGCAAGTGCGGGCAGCGATCGAGGTGTTGCTGAACTCCGCCGAGGTTGACTCGGTGCTCGTGGTCTTCACCGAGACACTGGTCGCTGACCCCGCCGAGCTCACCGCGGCAGTGAGCCAGGCCGCGGCCCGGTCGGACAAACCCATCGTGCTCACCCAGGTCGGTGAGCAGGCCCGGTCGATTCCGTCGGACGGGATGAGCCGCCCGCTGCCTGTCTTCGCCTTTCCCGAACCAGCCGCGCAGGCACTGGCCTCGGCGTGGCGTTACGCCCAGATCCGATCGACACCGCATTCGGCGGTCATCCGACCGCTGGGTCTGGATGTCGAGGGCGCTCGCCGGCTGATCACCGAACAGCTCGGATCTGGGCAGGAATGGCTCGGCGCCGGCGAGGCCGCCCATCTTCTTGCGGCATATGGCATCGTGCTGTGTCCCCAGCGCGTGGCCCGATCGCTGCGGCAAGCGCTCTCCGGCGCAGCCGAACTCGGCTATCCGGTCGTCTTGAAGCTCGCGGACGGCACCGTTCACAAGAGCGACGTCGGAGGTGTCCGAACCGATCTGGTCGATGAGGCCTCGCTTCGAGCCGCCTACCAGGAGATGGTCGGCGACCGCCTGGCGAACGTGCTCGTCCAGCCGATGGTGACCGGCGGCACCGAGCTGATTGTCGGCGGCCTTCAGGACCGCCAGTTCGGCCCGGTCGTGATGGTCGGCGCCGGCGGGGTCTTCGCAGACCTGATGGCGGATCGGCGTTTTCGGCTGGCGCCGCTCAGCGCTCAGGACGCCGAGGCCATGATCGAGGAGCTGCGCTTCGGCAAGCTGCTGGACGGCTACCGTGGCCGGCCTCCGGTGTCCCGAGCTGCCTTGGCACAGCTACTCCTCCGGCTGGCGCTGCTGATCGATGACCATCCGGAGATAGCCGAGATCGACCTGAACCCCGTCATCGGCCGCGGCGAAGAACTGACCGTGGTGGACGTCAAGGTTCGGGTCGCGGCGGCTGCGGTCCGCGCCGACTCAGCCGTCCGAGGACTGGCTCCGACAGCGTTCCAGCTCCGCGCGGCAAAAGGCGCCGAGCTCGTCGGTCAACCCTTTCCTGGATGACCACCTGACATCAGGCATTGATCGTGCTCGTGAGTGCTCGCCTTGCCTGTGCGTCGACGCGCGACCAGCCCTGCAGCCCTCATCCCCGCATCACTACCGTTGCAGTGGTGAGCGACAGAGAACAGAACGTTTCATGGCGGCCGGACATGCTGGGCGAGGGGTACTCCCAGCATGTTCTCGACCTGGGAGCTGATCCTGACGGCGAGGGCGCCATCGCGGCGGTGCTCGTCCGGCGTGACCGGCATCCGGCGGAGGTCGCGCACGGCGCGGTGCTCTACGTGCACGGGTTCTCCGACTACTTCTTCCAGACCGAGCTGGCCGACTTCTTCGCCGAACGCGGCTTGGCGTTCTTCGGCCTGGACCTGCGCAAGTCCGGGCGGGCCCGCCGGTCAGGGCAGACGGCGCATTACGTCTCCGACCTGGCCCTGTGCGACGCCGAGCTCGAGGCGGCGCTCGACGTCGTGTCCGGCGAGCACCCCGGGCAGCCGGTCGTCGTCGTGGCGCACTCGACGGGCGGGCTGATCACGCCGCTCTGGCTGGACCGCCGTCGCCAGGCGGGCAGGGTGGCGCCGGTCGCCGGGCTGATTCTCAACAGCCCGTGGTTCGACCTGCAAGGCAAGGCCGTCCACCGTGGACCCCTGACGCAGGCGCTGCGCGTCCTGGGCAAGGCCCAGCCGTTGCGCCCGCTGAGACTGCCCACCGGCGTGTACGGCTCGACGATCCACACCAGCGGCACCGGTGACTGGAGCTTCGACCTGGAGCTCAAGCCGCTGACCGGTTTTCCGGTGACCCTGGGCTGGCTCAACGCCGTCCGCCGTGGCCACTCCCGCCTGCATCGCGGACTGGACATCGGGGCGCCGTCACTGGTGCTGCGCTCGGACCGCACGCATTTGTCCACGCGGTACTCAGAGCTCAGCGATCGGGCCGACACCGTGCTCGATGTCCAGCAGATCGCTCGCTGGGCCGGTTGCCTGGGCGGTGAGACCACCGTGGCGCCGATCCCGGGAGCGCGTCACGACGTCTTTCTGTCCTTGTCCGAACCGCGACACGAGGCCTACACCCGAGTCGAGCGCTGGCTTGGCGAGCATGGCTT
This portion of the Jatrophihabitans sp. genome encodes:
- a CDS encoding bifunctional GNAT family N-acetyltransferase/acetate--CoA ligase family protein, producing MTTAQFIDFDALRANGGMVHIRSARSTDRDALLALNAAASDRSLYLRFFATNRLAADSYVEVLLEPASQQHHALVAEVDGAVIGVAALDRDSADAAEIGLLICDTHQHEGVGTLLLEHLASVGRRLGVKHFVAEVLTGNGAMARALTDLGFACTAQIDAGVIRYLFALKPTEAMVAAMDSRDQTAELASLRPLLRPASVVVVGAGQRERSVGRQVLGNIVRGGFTGSLYVVNPRHSQVLGVASYPSAAELPATPDLAVIAVPADQVISTVTDCGRRGVGAVLVLTAGFGEYGVQGSAQQDELLTVTRRYSMRLVGPNCLGLLNTDSTVRLNATFAPLSLTAGGLALVSQSGALGIAVLRAAERCGLGVSQFVSVGNKADVSSNDLLTCWERDERTRVIALYLESFGNPRRFARIARRVSRTKPILVIKAGRSEAGRRAGQSHTAAAASSDAVVDALFEQAGVLRMNTMEQLLDTVRALCDQPLPAGPRVAIIGNSGGPAILAADAAAAGGLAVVELSPEVRAELAAAAPSAASTQNPVDLGAGIQPAQVRAAIEVLLNSAEVDSVLVVFTETLVADPAELTAAVSQAAARSDKPIVLTQVGEQARSIPSDGMSRPLPVFAFPEPAAQALASAWRYAQIRSTPHSAVIRPLGLDVEGARRLITEQLGSGQEWLGAGEAAHLLAAYGIVLCPQRVARSLRQALSGAAELGYPVVLKLADGTVHKSDVGGVRTDLVDEASLRAAYQEMVGDRLANVLVQPMVTGGTELIVGGLQDRQFGPVVMVGAGGVFADLMADRRFRLAPLSAQDAEAMIEELRFGKLLDGYRGRPPVSRAALAQLLLRLALLIDDHPEIAEIDLNPVIGRGEELTVVDVKVRVAAAAVRADSAVRGLAPTAFQLRAAKGAELVGQPFPG
- a CDS encoding alpha/beta hydrolase; this encodes MSDREQNVSWRPDMLGEGYSQHVLDLGADPDGEGAIAAVLVRRDRHPAEVAHGAVLYVHGFSDYFFQTELADFFAERGLAFFGLDLRKSGRARRSGQTAHYVSDLALCDAELEAALDVVSGEHPGQPVVVVAHSTGGLITPLWLDRRRQAGRVAPVAGLILNSPWFDLQGKAVHRGPLTQALRVLGKAQPLRPLRLPTGVYGSTIHTSGTGDWSFDLELKPLTGFPVTLGWLNAVRRGHSRLHRGLDIGAPSLVLRSDRTHLSTRYSELSDRADTVLDVQQIARWAGCLGGETTVAPIPGARHDVFLSLSEPRHEAYTRVERWLGEHGLTGESPRGEKEHQPATQDMSSR